The following coding sequences are from one Granulicella sp. L56 window:
- a CDS encoding GlsB/YeaQ/YmgE family stress response membrane protein: protein MLHLLWTAIIGLVVGALAKLIIPGKEPGGIFITMLIGIAGAFLGTWLGRAIGHYQPDQSAGFLMSLVGALILLGIYHLIKRSQTA from the coding sequence ATGCTTCATCTGCTGTGGACGGCAATTATTGGTCTTGTTGTAGGTGCGCTTGCAAAACTCATCATTCCCGGCAAGGAGCCTGGCGGAATCTTTATCACCATGCTCATCGGTATTGCCGGCGCATTTCTGGGGACGTGGCTTGGCCGCGCCATTGGCCACTATCAGCCGGACCAGTCCGCAGGCTTCCTGATGTCGCTTGTCGGCGCGCTCATTCTGCTCGGCATCTACCATTTGATCAAACGCAGTCAGACTGCCTGA
- a CDS encoding Gfo/Idh/MocA family protein, whose protein sequence is MASQDTNRRIFLKIGSSALAATAVSWNATSYASIVGANDRVKVGIVGCGDRMKGALIPAFQENAKDKNFEIVAVSDIWNRRREEGAAYIQKLSGNQIASVRNNDELYARKDIDAVLVATADFQHARHGTEAVNAGRDAYVEKPTAHTMEDARLFRAAVHKTGKIVQVGTQRRSTPSYMKAAEYIKSGKFGDIVMVEMTWNVNQPGRWRRPDVVPLLKEQDTDWKRYLMNRPYEPFDARKYLEFRLFWPYSSGIPDQWLVHQIDTVHWFSGLPHPRSVVANGGIYLWKDGRKNWDTMTAVFDYGPLDDLTKGFQVQYTSRFTNSAGGVKELYYSNGGMLDMSKQTVTPTGGLTAKSAEEMKMQANLLPSFPLVEKAEAMETGLGTHVDAETSANMRNWMECVRSRKTPNADIEAGYSHSIALCMNIAAIQTGEKVTFDDKTQQVMAGGKVHA, encoded by the coding sequence ATGGCATCGCAGGACACTAACCGCAGAATTTTTTTGAAGATAGGCAGCTCGGCGCTGGCGGCTACGGCCGTCTCATGGAATGCGACCAGCTACGCGAGCATCGTGGGCGCGAATGACCGGGTAAAGGTCGGCATCGTGGGCTGCGGCGACCGAATGAAGGGCGCCCTGATTCCTGCGTTTCAGGAAAATGCGAAGGACAAGAACTTCGAGATCGTTGCGGTGTCCGATATCTGGAACCGGCGTCGGGAGGAGGGCGCTGCCTATATTCAGAAGCTGAGCGGCAACCAGATCGCGTCGGTGCGGAACAACGACGAGCTTTATGCGCGCAAGGACATCGATGCCGTTCTGGTGGCGACGGCTGACTTTCAACATGCGCGGCATGGTACAGAGGCTGTGAACGCAGGGCGTGATGCCTATGTCGAGAAGCCGACGGCTCACACGATGGAAGATGCTCGGCTGTTTCGGGCAGCCGTGCATAAGACGGGCAAGATTGTGCAGGTGGGCACGCAGCGGCGCAGCACTCCCAGCTATATGAAGGCGGCGGAGTACATCAAGTCGGGCAAGTTCGGCGACATCGTGATGGTGGAGATGACGTGGAACGTGAACCAGCCGGGACGGTGGCGCAGGCCGGACGTTGTGCCTCTTCTGAAGGAGCAGGACACGGACTGGAAGCGCTATCTGATGAACCGCCCTTATGAGCCGTTCGATGCGCGGAAGTATCTTGAGTTCCGTCTGTTCTGGCCGTACTCCTCGGGGATTCCCGACCAGTGGCTGGTGCACCAGATCGATACCGTGCACTGGTTCAGCGGATTGCCGCACCCGCGCAGCGTTGTGGCCAATGGCGGCATTTATCTATGGAAGGACGGCCGCAAGAACTGGGACACGATGACGGCAGTCTTCGACTATGGCCCGCTCGACGATCTGACCAAGGGATTTCAGGTGCAGTACACCTCACGCTTTACCAACTCGGCTGGCGGAGTGAAGGAGCTCTACTATTCGAACGGCGGCATGCTGGATATGTCGAAACAGACGGTGACTCCGACGGGCGGCCTGACAGCGAAGTCGGCAGAGGAGATGAAGATGCAGGCCAACCTTCTGCCCAGCTTTCCGCTGGTAGAGAAGGCAGAGGCGATGGAGACAGGCCTTGGCACGCATGTCGATGCCGAGACCTCAGCGAACATGCGCAACTGGATGGAGTGCGTGCGGTCGCGCAAGACGCCGAATGCGGACATCGAGGCCGGATATAGCCACTCGATCGCGCTGTGCATGAATATTGCCGCCATCCAGACGGGGGAGAAGGTGACCTTCGACGACAAGACGCAGCAGGTGATGGCGGGAGGAAAGGTCCATGCATAA
- a CDS encoding PmoA family protein: MHKLVLCGVMAMVGLGSSAQVFARDAGHGVKVTKNQAGRRVDVTIDGKPFTSYVWPTTLKKPVLFPLIAADGVTVTRGYPLDPRAGERVDHPHHAGLWFNYGNVNGFDFWNNSDAIKPENREKMGSIYQEKIVSAKSGRDRGELTVDSVWVTGKDQKIINETTRYVFSQHDDERVIDFITTLHALDKVVFNDDKEGVLGIRVAHFLESATEKGGIFSDANGRPTKVDAGDTAGATGVYLTSEGKKGDAVWSTRGRWCELTGTNADGKTETVAIIDNPTNPGYPTYWHARGYGLFAANPLGRKIFDPTQSAFDFTIDKGQSATFKYRVILFSHAASAEEMNQAADRFAAEYK; this comes from the coding sequence ATGCATAAGCTGGTCTTGTGCGGCGTGATGGCTATGGTTGGATTGGGAAGCTCGGCCCAGGTTTTTGCCAGGGATGCAGGGCACGGCGTTAAGGTCACGAAGAACCAGGCCGGGCGGCGCGTCGATGTCACCATCGATGGCAAGCCGTTCACCTCGTACGTGTGGCCGACGACGCTGAAGAAGCCGGTGCTGTTTCCGCTGATCGCGGCGGATGGCGTGACGGTGACGCGCGGATATCCGCTCGATCCGCGGGCGGGAGAGCGCGTGGACCATCCGCACCATGCGGGTTTGTGGTTCAACTATGGCAATGTGAATGGCTTCGACTTCTGGAACAACTCCGACGCGATCAAGCCGGAGAACCGCGAGAAGATGGGCAGCATTTACCAGGAGAAGATCGTGTCTGCGAAGAGCGGACGCGATCGCGGCGAGCTGACGGTCGATTCGGTCTGGGTTACGGGCAAGGACCAGAAGATCATCAACGAGACGACGCGCTATGTGTTTTCGCAGCATGACGATGAGCGGGTGATCGATTTCATCACCACGCTTCATGCGCTGGACAAGGTGGTCTTCAACGACGACAAGGAAGGCGTGCTCGGAATCCGGGTCGCGCATTTTCTGGAGTCGGCAACGGAGAAGGGCGGAATCTTTTCCGATGCCAATGGACGTCCGACGAAGGTTGATGCAGGAGATACTGCTGGTGCGACCGGAGTCTATCTAACCAGTGAAGGCAAGAAGGGCGATGCCGTCTGGTCGACGCGTGGGCGCTGGTGTGAGTTGACTGGCACAAACGCGGATGGAAAGACGGAGACGGTTGCGATTATCGATAACCCGACGAACCCGGGCTATCCGACTTACTGGCATGCTCGCGGATATGGATTGTTTGCGGCGAACCCGCTGGGGAGGAAGATCTTCGATCCGACTCAGTCGGCGTTTGATTTCACCATCGACAAAGGGCAGAGCGCGACTTTCAAGTATCGGGTGATTCTGTTCTCTCATGCTGCTTCGGCGGAAGAGATGAACCAAGCTGCGGATCGGTTTGCTGCGGAGTACAAGTAA
- a CDS encoding PEP-CTERM sorting domain-containing protein: protein MKKYSVLICGLALAAMASTPMFADTFNFSFAGNSSVSGIPGTPFSGVGQFDAQATSTSGEFLITGVTGTTDGQVISGVLSPGSYGFNDNLLFFANGDSSASLDNAGVSYQLSNGVDVNLFLGVPSQYQQTLFGFANGLVVEAQTSPISITPAAVSTVPEPSSIALLGTGILGLAGMVRRRIAV from the coding sequence ATGAAAAAATATAGTGTACTCATCTGTGGCCTCGCATTAGCAGCGATGGCATCCACTCCCATGTTTGCCGATACGTTCAATTTCAGCTTTGCAGGGAATAGCAGTGTCAGCGGTATTCCCGGGACACCTTTCTCGGGAGTTGGGCAATTCGACGCGCAAGCTACGAGTACATCCGGTGAATTTCTGATCACTGGAGTTACTGGAACTACGGATGGCCAGGTAATTTCCGGCGTCCTGTCGCCGGGCAGCTATGGATTCAATGACAATTTGCTGTTCTTCGCAAATGGAGACAGCTCTGCTTCGCTGGACAATGCAGGTGTTTCCTATCAACTTTCCAACGGCGTCGATGTAAACCTATTTTTGGGGGTTCCGTCGCAATATCAGCAAACATTGTTTGGTTTCGCGAATGGCTTGGTGGTCGAGGCGCAGACGTCTCCGATCAGCATCACGCCTGCGGCAGTTTCAACTGTCCCTGAGCCGAGCTCGATTGCGCTATTGGGAACGGGCATCCTCGGATTGGCAGGAATGGTTCGGCGACGAATCGCTGTCTAG
- a CDS encoding EAL domain-containing protein, which translates to MKAQVLPHLRAWKIGLLAVALGLMLTEFLRLSNCNYLATVVGVTLAMGGTMFALGILWREHDREIRRKATEEAQSKFLAAAETSMDAFVIFEAVRDQTGAIIDFRFQYVNANFERMMGKSRSQLLGQLRSTITSVPPKSELFERLSGVVTTGDPMCEDFLIVDPEINATWLRLQVTKLGDGIAMTCCDISGIKTAQERYKHLLEFTDSVFQNAPFSIVATDMEGIITAMNVAAEKLTGYNREELVGKAPLTILHDEAELQARSGDSDPVTASDSNNFRLLTATAAAGELEEQEWTLVRRDGSRTPISLAMRAVRSDAGEVTGFVGIAVDITDRQQMLDYVTHLATHDQLTGLMGRALLRDKTMEAVERARRYGTKVAVFMLDLDHFKRINDSLGHTSGDQILVEAANRLRRSVRSTDIVARAGGDEFVVVMPDITSVADVDQCAANLVLKLSPEISVDEHLVKVTTSVGVCIYPDFASDVKHLFKRADAAMYAAKDNGRNQHQIFSEDMLKETTDRLMMEHALRHAIANGEMELHYQPQVSLTTGAITGMEALLRWTHPRLGKISPAQFIPLAEETGLIVPIGEWAFMQSCCEGRALQVELGVDLTVSVNLSPRQFQQKNLVQVIEHCLAKSGLAASHLEIEITEGMLMVNSHDNLDKLQKIRELGARISIDDFGTGFCSFSYLLQYQVDRLKIDQSFVRQAETDINAASVVRTIIAMSHGLNIKVVAEGVETDEQLRFLLRRKCDEAQGNFLGLPVAARDFAAAARSYAGNMGTLQSLETL; encoded by the coding sequence TTGAAGGCTCAGGTTCTCCCGCATTTGCGGGCGTGGAAGATTGGCTTGCTCGCAGTGGCCTTGGGCCTGATGCTGACAGAGTTTTTGCGCTTAAGTAATTGCAACTACTTAGCCACTGTCGTCGGAGTCACGCTTGCGATGGGGGGAACCATGTTTGCCCTGGGGATCCTGTGGCGGGAACATGATCGCGAGATACGGCGAAAGGCAACCGAAGAAGCTCAGTCAAAATTCCTTGCCGCGGCAGAAACCAGCATGGATGCGTTTGTCATCTTTGAAGCTGTGCGTGACCAGACCGGCGCAATCATCGATTTTCGCTTCCAATATGTAAACGCGAACTTTGAACGGATGATGGGAAAGTCGAGATCGCAACTGCTGGGGCAATTACGGTCCACGATAACGTCCGTTCCGCCAAAGAGCGAGCTGTTCGAGCGGCTCTCCGGGGTTGTGACAACTGGCGATCCGATGTGTGAAGATTTCCTGATCGTCGATCCCGAGATCAACGCGACATGGCTCCGGCTTCAGGTCACCAAGCTGGGCGACGGCATCGCGATGACCTGCTGCGACATCAGTGGAATCAAGACAGCGCAGGAACGCTACAAGCACCTGCTGGAGTTCACCGACTCCGTCTTTCAGAATGCACCATTCAGCATCGTCGCGACCGACATGGAGGGAATCATCACCGCGATGAACGTCGCGGCGGAGAAGCTCACCGGTTATAACCGCGAAGAGCTCGTCGGTAAGGCCCCGCTGACCATTTTGCATGACGAGGCGGAGTTACAGGCAAGGAGCGGCGACAGCGATCCAGTGACAGCATCCGATAGCAACAACTTTCGCCTGCTGACCGCGACGGCTGCCGCGGGCGAGTTGGAAGAGCAGGAGTGGACGCTGGTTCGGCGGGATGGCTCGCGAACTCCGATCAGCCTGGCGATGAGGGCAGTTCGGTCAGACGCTGGCGAGGTGACCGGCTTCGTCGGCATCGCAGTCGACATCACGGATCGCCAGCAGATGCTGGACTATGTCACGCACCTCGCGACCCACGATCAATTGACCGGGCTGATGGGGCGGGCACTCCTTCGGGACAAGACGATGGAGGCGGTGGAGCGGGCGCGGCGTTATGGCACCAAGGTCGCCGTCTTCATGCTCGACCTTGACCACTTCAAACGAATCAACGACTCGCTGGGGCATACGTCGGGCGATCAGATTCTGGTGGAGGCAGCCAATCGACTTCGGCGGTCGGTGCGCAGCACGGACATCGTGGCGCGGGCCGGCGGCGATGAGTTTGTCGTCGTGATGCCGGACATCACCAGCGTTGCGGATGTTGATCAGTGCGCGGCCAACCTGGTGCTCAAACTGTCGCCCGAGATCTCCGTCGACGAGCACCTGGTGAAGGTAACGACGAGTGTAGGGGTCTGCATCTATCCCGACTTTGCCTCCGATGTGAAACATCTGTTCAAACGCGCGGATGCCGCGATGTATGCGGCGAAGGACAACGGCCGCAACCAGCACCAGATCTTCAGCGAAGACATGCTGAAGGAGACGACCGACCGGCTGATGATGGAACACGCGCTCCGCCACGCAATTGCGAATGGAGAGATGGAGCTGCACTATCAGCCCCAGGTTTCGTTGACGACAGGGGCCATCACCGGCATGGAGGCGCTGCTGCGATGGACGCACCCGCGGCTGGGCAAGATTTCACCAGCACAGTTCATCCCGCTGGCGGAAGAGACGGGATTGATTGTGCCCATCGGCGAATGGGCCTTTATGCAGTCGTGCTGCGAAGGCAGGGCACTTCAGGTGGAACTGGGGGTGGATTTGACGGTGTCGGTCAATCTGTCGCCACGTCAGTTCCAGCAGAAGAATCTTGTGCAGGTGATTGAACACTGTCTGGCGAAGAGCGGACTAGCTGCTTCTCACCTGGAAATCGAGATCACCGAGGGCATGCTGATGGTCAACTCCCATGACAATCTCGACAAGCTGCAGAAGATCCGGGAGCTCGGCGCGAGAATCTCGATCGACGATTTTGGCACAGGATTTTGCAGCTTCTCGTACCTGCTGCAATACCAGGTAGACCGCCTGAAGATTGATCAGAGCTTTGTAAGGCAGGCAGAGACGGATATCAATGCCGCTTCCGTAGTGCGGACCATTATTGCGATGTCTCATGGGTTGAACATTAAGGTCGTCGCGGAAGGCGTAGAGACGGATGAGCAGTTGCGCTTTCTGCTCCGCAGAAAATGTGATGAGGCGCAAGGCAACTTTCTCGGGCTGCCCGTCGCGGCAAGAGATTTTGCGGCTGCCGCTCGATCGTACGCCGGGAATATGGGCACTCTGCAAAGTCTGGAGACACTATGA
- a CDS encoding VWA domain-containing protein produces MVAQCFTRLSLLGGLFLALPLFAQQKPSASAPSPDSTAATISVDARLVNLPVVVRDKKGALVQNLTKADFTLQVDGHPQTIRYFDLDSNLPLTLGLLVDTSASQRKVIDDERTASGTFLEQMLTAPPDRAPDQAFVIQFARQTELLQDLTPSKPKLQAALKEIDTSSPDANASNDPDDSSSNGHRTRGGTTLYDATFLASDELTSKQKGRKALIILSDGVDRGSKENLTSAIEAAQRADTILYAIYFKGEESSDNNRSRSGFPGGRGGGGFPGGGRYPGGGGYPGGGGYPGSGGGGRGGNTPGGGNSTSHVDGKKILERMTHETGGRLFEVSKKQTVAQIYDQIAEELRAQYRLGYTPDQATASDGYHQIDLTVKGKGLTVQTRDGYYTGSADSAPRKMD; encoded by the coding sequence ATGGTTGCTCAATGTTTTACTCGGCTTAGCCTGCTCGGTGGCCTTTTTCTCGCCCTGCCTCTTTTTGCGCAACAAAAGCCTTCAGCGTCTGCTCCATCGCCGGACTCCACCGCAGCGACGATATCGGTCGATGCCCGTCTGGTCAATCTTCCTGTCGTCGTCCGCGATAAGAAGGGCGCGCTTGTGCAAAACCTCACCAAAGCCGACTTCACGCTTCAGGTCGATGGCCATCCCCAGACCATCCGTTACTTCGATCTCGATTCGAATCTTCCACTTACCCTCGGCCTGCTGGTCGATACCAGCGCTTCCCAGCGTAAGGTCATCGATGACGAGCGCACCGCCAGCGGAACCTTTCTGGAGCAGATGCTTACCGCCCCGCCCGACCGCGCTCCCGACCAGGCGTTTGTCATTCAGTTTGCCCGCCAGACCGAGCTTTTACAGGACCTTACTCCCTCCAAGCCAAAACTTCAGGCGGCCCTCAAAGAGATAGACACCTCCAGTCCAGACGCCAACGCGAGCAATGACCCCGACGACTCCAGCAGCAACGGGCATCGCACTCGCGGAGGCACCACTCTCTACGATGCAACCTTCCTTGCCTCCGACGAACTTACGAGCAAACAAAAAGGCCGCAAGGCCCTCATCATCCTCTCCGACGGCGTCGACCGGGGCAGCAAAGAAAATCTGACCAGCGCGATTGAGGCGGCCCAGCGAGCAGATACGATCCTCTACGCGATCTACTTCAAAGGAGAGGAGTCCTCCGACAACAATCGTTCCCGCAGCGGCTTCCCCGGCGGGCGCGGAGGAGGAGGCTTCCCCGGTGGTGGCCGTTACCCCGGCGGTGGCGGTTACCCTGGGGGGGGAGGCTATCCCGGCAGCGGCGGCGGCGGTCGTGGCGGTAACACTCCCGGAGGCGGAAACAGCACCAGCCATGTTGACGGCAAAAAAATCCTGGAGCGCATGACGCATGAGACCGGCGGCCGTCTCTTCGAGGTCAGCAAAAAGCAGACCGTGGCGCAGATCTATGACCAGATAGCCGAAGAACTTCGCGCCCAGTATCGCCTCGGCTATACGCCTGATCAGGCCACCGCCTCCGATGGATACCACCAGATCGATCTCACAGTGAAGGGCAAAGGCCTGACCGTTCAGACCCGAGACGGCTATTACACCGGCAGTGCAGACTCGGCCCCGCGCAAGATGGATTGA
- a CDS encoding YihY/virulence factor BrkB family protein yields the protein MRRFRRISSVFHRTLLSVVEHDCFNVAQSAAYSAMISLFPALIIAAAFIGFLPDMAPLRFQLAQFFNSILPSDVTPILESYFATTHHSPKSVQAIIIGILVSVTGASSVIATFMEGFRRAHNLPDDCWTFWQRRIRAFALVPLSLIPLAIASLLIVFGHFIVATWMAMHIMPSIRTPVYVMALIIRWVIAFASSIGIIALIYHMGTPMRQSWKRTIPGAVLATAMWFLTTLAFGWYVTRFANYSQVYGSLGAGIALLFWLYIISLSVLCGAEFNAQCNTHFFPSVPTHSTLSSAQTPPTG from the coding sequence TTGAGAAGATTTCGTCGCATCTCCTCCGTCTTCCATCGCACGCTGCTCAGCGTAGTGGAGCACGACTGCTTCAACGTCGCACAGTCGGCGGCCTATTCCGCGATGATCTCGCTCTTTCCCGCGCTCATCATCGCCGCCGCCTTTATCGGCTTTCTGCCGGATATGGCCCCGCTCCGCTTTCAACTCGCTCAGTTCTTCAACAGCATCCTGCCCTCTGACGTCACTCCGATCCTCGAAAGCTACTTCGCCACCACCCATCACAGTCCCAAATCCGTCCAGGCAATCATCATCGGCATCTTGGTCAGCGTCACCGGGGCCTCCAGTGTCATCGCCACCTTCATGGAAGGCTTTCGCCGCGCCCACAATCTTCCCGACGACTGCTGGACCTTCTGGCAGCGCCGCATCCGCGCCTTCGCGCTGGTCCCTCTTTCGCTGATTCCTCTTGCGATCGCCAGCCTGCTCATCGTCTTCGGTCACTTCATCGTCGCCACATGGATGGCGATGCACATCATGCCTTCCATCCGCACCCCGGTTTATGTCATGGCCCTTATCATCCGCTGGGTGATTGCCTTCGCGAGCAGCATCGGCATCATCGCTCTCATCTATCACATGGGAACGCCCATGCGGCAGTCCTGGAAACGCACCATCCCCGGAGCGGTCCTAGCCACCGCCATGTGGTTCCTCACCACGCTGGCCTTCGGCTGGTATGTCACCCGTTTCGCCAACTACTCCCAGGTCTACGGTTCGCTCGGCGCGGGCATCGCATTGCTCTTCTGGCTCTATATCATCTCGCTCAGCGTTCTCTGCGGAGCGGAGTTCAACGCGCAGTGCAACACACATTTTTTCCCCTCTGTTCCAACTCATTCAACCCTTTCAAGCGCACAGACCCCTCCCACCGGGTAA
- the pyk gene encoding pyruvate kinase has translation MTTSPNPLPNDPSFIGTERLRRAKIVATLGPASSTPEVFRKLVRAGLDVARLNFSHGSHAQKAELIKMVRKVAREEGKPICILADLQGPKIRTGKLKGHKAVQLIAGKRLTITPREIEGTAALVGTTFKTLAENLEPGSRILLSDGLIELRVEQVKGLDVVCEIINGGTLGENKGINLPGIPVKVPSLTEKDEEDLIFAVAQGVDTVAVSFVRTADDVRHVKNRLAALKSDAWIIAKLEKPQAIEHLDSILEVTDAIMVARGDLGVEVPPEKVPAIQKHIIRRAAEYRKPVITATQMLESMIDNPRPTRAEASDVANAIYDGTDAVMLSAESAAGKYPVESVAMMAKIVTETEHQIRLDPRPALGRSHSVRLSIAETICECMSHAADDLDVAAIAIFTETGMTARLLSKYHPEPPIFALSPFEKVINRSMLLWGTYPILCDRFRDTDKLVNMAEEVLEKGGHVQPRQIVGIVAGTRTKSGATNFMRLHMVGDRDTTTPSRKTGKKKSTKTSKKK, from the coding sequence ATGACGACTTCTCCAAATCCCCTCCCGAACGACCCCTCATTTATCGGAACCGAGCGCCTCCGCCGTGCCAAGATCGTCGCTACCCTCGGGCCTGCCTCCAGCACTCCCGAAGTCTTCCGCAAGCTCGTCCGGGCCGGACTCGACGTCGCCCGCCTCAACTTCTCCCACGGCAGCCACGCCCAGAAGGCCGAGCTGATCAAGATGGTCCGCAAGGTCGCCCGCGAAGAGGGCAAGCCTATCTGCATCCTCGCCGACCTGCAGGGGCCGAAGATCCGCACCGGCAAGCTCAAGGGCCACAAGGCCGTCCAGCTCATTGCGGGCAAGCGCCTCACCATCACCCCGCGCGAGATCGAAGGCACCGCCGCCCTCGTCGGCACGACCTTCAAGACGCTCGCCGAAAACCTCGAACCCGGCTCCCGCATCCTCCTCTCCGACGGCCTCATCGAGCTGCGCGTCGAGCAGGTCAAAGGCTTAGACGTAGTCTGCGAGATCATCAACGGCGGCACCCTCGGCGAGAACAAGGGCATCAACCTCCCCGGCATCCCCGTCAAGGTTCCTTCGCTCACCGAAAAGGACGAAGAAGACCTCATCTTCGCCGTCGCGCAAGGGGTGGACACGGTGGCCGTCTCCTTCGTTCGCACCGCTGACGATGTTCGTCACGTCAAGAACCGCCTCGCTGCGCTCAAGTCCGACGCCTGGATCATCGCCAAGCTCGAAAAGCCGCAGGCTATCGAGCACCTCGACAGCATCCTCGAAGTAACCGACGCCATCATGGTCGCTCGCGGCGATCTCGGCGTCGAAGTTCCCCCCGAAAAAGTCCCGGCCATTCAGAAGCACATCATCCGCCGCGCCGCCGAGTATCGGAAGCCCGTCATCACGGCGACGCAGATGCTCGAATCGATGATCGACAACCCGCGTCCCACCCGCGCCGAGGCCTCTGACGTAGCCAACGCCATCTACGACGGCACCGACGCCGTCATGCTCTCAGCCGAAAGCGCCGCCGGCAAGTATCCCGTCGAGTCTGTCGCCATGATGGCCAAGATCGTCACCGAGACCGAGCACCAGATCCGCCTCGATCCTCGTCCCGCTCTCGGCCGCTCGCACAGCGTCCGCCTCTCCATTGCTGAGACCATCTGCGAGTGTATGTCGCACGCGGCGGACGATCTCGACGTAGCCGCCATCGCCATCTTCACCGAGACCGGCATGACCGCGCGCCTGCTCTCGAAGTACCACCCCGAGCCGCCCATCTTTGCTCTCTCGCCCTTCGAGAAGGTCATCAATCGCTCCATGCTGCTCTGGGGCACCTACCCGATCCTCTGCGACCGCTTCCGCGACACCGACAAGCTCGTCAACATGGCAGAAGAGGTCCTCGAAAAAGGTGGCCACGTTCAGCCTCGCCAGATCGTAGGCATCGTCGCCGGAACCCGCACCAAGTCCGGCGCAACCAACTTCATGCGTCTGCACATGGTAGGCGACCGCGATACGACAACCCCATCGCGAAAGACAGGCAAGAAAAAATCCACCAAGACGAGCAAGAAGAAATAG
- a CDS encoding thioredoxin family protein: MILKTSKSSNLNFRLRTVLLSLALISMAAAVPNQAQAQLTTPFVKQHIYSETANPTADIAAALTKARAEHKRVILDFGGDWCPDCQVLDIYFRQQPNADLLAKHFIVVHVYIGHMDLNLDIPKKYGVPINKGVPALAVIDAHGKLLYSQQTGQFENMRNMSSSDVTAFLNQWKA; this comes from the coding sequence ATGATCTTAAAGACCTCGAAGAGTTCGAACTTAAACTTCAGACTCCGCACGGTGTTGCTCTCGCTCGCCCTCATTTCGATGGCAGCAGCCGTGCCCAATCAAGCTCAGGCCCAGCTCACAACGCCCTTCGTCAAGCAGCACATCTACTCCGAGACCGCGAACCCCACCGCCGACATCGCCGCCGCGCTCACAAAGGCCCGCGCCGAGCACAAGCGCGTCATCCTCGACTTCGGCGGTGACTGGTGCCCCGACTGCCAGGTCCTCGACATCTATTTCCGCCAGCAGCCCAACGCGGACCTTCTTGCCAAACACTTCATCGTGGTCCACGTCTACATCGGCCACATGGACCTGAACCTCGACATCCCCAAAAAATATGGTGTGCCGATCAACAAGGGAGTTCCGGCGCTCGCCGTCATCGACGCCCACGGCAAGCTGCTCTACTCCCAGCAGACGGGCCAGTTCGAGAACATGCGCAACATGAGCTCCAGTGATGTGACCGCGTTCCTCAACCAGTGGAAGGCCTGA